A portion of the Candidatus Micrarchaeia archaeon genome contains these proteins:
- the thpR gene encoding RNA 2',3'-cyclic phosphodiesterase, which yields MRIFVAVDSPPWIKKKLAMTQKELPLEGVRLVAPENIHVTLKFLGEVSAKKIPSIEQRLGAIEHEDFEIRVKGLGAFPSEEYVKTVWAGCKGAGLKGLAKKVEDALDEFPKEEFTGHLTIARVTGKAPLKGIFNDYRDFRFGFFNAQKFRLMASALTSSGPKYSVLAQYPLRGAKL from the coding sequence ATGAGGATTTTCGTTGCCGTGGACTCCCCGCCGTGGATAAAGAAGAAGCTTGCGATGACGCAGAAGGAGCTTCCGCTGGAAGGGGTGCGGCTGGTGGCCCCGGAAAACATCCACGTGACGCTCAAGTTCCTGGGCGAAGTGAGCGCGAAGAAAATCCCGTCCATAGAGCAGAGGCTCGGGGCCATAGAGCACGAAGATTTCGAGATAAGGGTGAAGGGCCTGGGGGCCTTCCCGAGCGAGGAATACGTGAAAACCGTGTGGGCCGGGTGCAAAGGCGCGGGACTTAAGGGGCTTGCCAAAAAAGTGGAGGATGCGCTGGATGAATTCCCGAAGGAGGAATTCACGGGCCACCTCACGATTGCAAGGGTGACGGGCAAGGCGCCGCTGAAGGGAATCTTCAACGATTACCGGGATTTCAGGTTCGGATTTTTTAACGCGCAGAAATTCCGCCTCATGGCCAGTGCGCTTACGTCATCCGGACCGAAATACAGCGTTCTCGCTCAATATCCTCTCAGGGGTGCGAAATTATGA
- a CDS encoding ComEC/Rec2 family competence protein produces MGKKKIFWLLGAVVCIAFALIFVLGNPKPVPLLPGSELEVHFLDVGKGDAIFFKSGNRTMLTDCGEKGQGDAVSNYIMDTGVYSLDYLVITHTDSDHMGGCPEVLGNLRVKNVIMDGQTRSTASYNETVALSANSTRIVAKKYDEYYLDKARIRVLHANIGSSEPNQNSIVFMLYDGNFTLLMGADCDLGCETDLLKEDIDADVLKVAHHGSKYGSSEGFLQKVTPQLAVIETGANSYGHPANETLERLRNAGAEILRTDLNGTIVLETNGSGYVLK; encoded by the coding sequence TTGGGAAAAAAGAAAATTTTCTGGCTGCTTGGGGCTGTTGTTTGCATTGCATTTGCCCTTATTTTCGTGCTGGGAAATCCCAAACCGGTCCCGCTTCTTCCAGGCTCTGAACTCGAGGTGCATTTCCTGGACGTGGGGAAGGGGGATGCCATATTTTTCAAATCCGGGAATCGCACGATGCTCACGGACTGCGGGGAGAAGGGGCAGGGGGATGCGGTGAGCAATTACATCATGGATACGGGCGTGTACTCGCTGGATTATTTAGTTATTACGCACACTGACTCGGACCATATGGGAGGATGCCCGGAAGTGCTGGGGAATTTGCGCGTGAAGAACGTAATCATGGACGGGCAAACGAGGAGCACGGCTTCTTACAATGAGACTGTTGCGCTCAGCGCGAATTCCACGCGCATAGTTGCGAAAAAATATGATGAATATTATTTGGACAAGGCTAGAATACGGGTTTTGCACGCGAACATCGGCTCCTCCGAGCCGAACCAGAATTCCATCGTGTTCATGCTGTACGACGGAAACTTCACGCTTCTTATGGGCGCGGACTGCGACTTGGGCTGCGAGACGGATTTGCTGAAGGAGGATATTGACGCGGACGTGCTCAAGGTTGCGCACCACGGGAGCAAATACGGGAGTTCTGAGGGGTTTTTGCAAAAGGTCACGCCGCAACTTGCTGTGATTGAAACCGGCGCGAACAGTTACGGGCACCCTGCGAATGAGACGCTGGAGCGATTGAGGAATGCGGGCGCTGAGATTCTCAGGACGGACTTGAACGGGACTATTGTGCTGGAAACCAACGGGAGCGGATATGTGCTCAAATAA
- a CDS encoding nitrophenyl compound nitroreductase subunit ArsF family protein — MRLLALAMVGILVMGCLSDAPQHANNSTLVQNNTGTPFKYTKFQTDIVLVKFHRNYECAECVNIGVYTQNTLSKHYPSELASGKISYRDVNLDTDPNNEFAKRYNPYYQSLYIIVRNPDGETGRELGSAWGYANDAQGFENYLKGEIEGTWG; from the coding sequence ATGAGGCTGCTTGCGCTTGCGATGGTCGGGATTCTGGTTATGGGCTGCTTGAGCGACGCGCCGCAGCACGCGAACAACAGCACATTGGTGCAAAACAATACAGGCACTCCTTTCAAATACACCAAGTTCCAGACTGATATTGTATTGGTGAAGTTCCACAGGAATTACGAGTGCGCGGAGTGCGTGAACATCGGGGTCTACACCCAGAATACGCTCAGCAAGCATTACCCTTCGGAGCTGGCCAGCGGAAAGATTTCATACAGGGACGTGAACCTGGATACAGACCCAAACAACGAATTCGCGAAGCGCTACAATCCGTACTACCAGTCGCTTTACATCATCGTGAGGAACCCGGACGGGGAAACAGGGAGGGAGCTCGGCTCGGCGTGGGGCTACGCGAACGACGCCCAGGGGTTCGAGAACTACCTCAAGGGTGAAATAGAAGGGACATGGGGTTAG